One segment of Anatilimnocola aggregata DNA contains the following:
- a CDS encoding DUF1549 domain-containing protein has translation MHTIYGISRAVAWTICLAVWAVTSLTMVAADAPPLHQQIDSLVSQRLDELKVTPAGPSSDAEFIRRVHLDLTGVIPTAQATRAFLENSATDKRQKLIDDLLASPDYALHMARVFDVMLTEQRIAAGGNLYDVPAATWREYLAESFAANKPWDQLVRELLASDGTDAKLAGAFKFYIVRDVASHQLTRDVGRLFLGVDLQCAQCHDDPHVADYRQADYFGIYAFLERSKMHPLSPRGAQLAETAASKTTFVSVFTTKSGETSPRLPGGEMIADPPLEKDKEYLVKPEPKVRGVPTYSRRLKLAEQLPRAETLGFTRNIANRLWAILLGRGLVHPLDLHHAANPPSHPELLAVLERWLVENHYDIRGFLREVALSDTYQRSSLMTVDSKDLPEQSFAVASLRGLSAEQLRWSVLQATGRIELHYARLDAQTKKTSPLPEASPTPAWKEKITRNEALERQSVSLVAAFTGLPGQPEEGFQPVVDQALYFRNSTKLLPILQEDSGTLLARLNQMSDIQSVADGLYLSVLSRLPTEDEVAEVRQLLQSIKTPKERREPLQALLWGLLLSSEFRLNH, from the coding sequence ATGCACACAATTTATGGCATTTCAAGGGCAGTTGCGTGGACGATCTGCCTCGCGGTCTGGGCTGTGACTTCGCTAACTATGGTCGCTGCTGATGCACCTCCGTTGCATCAGCAAATTGATTCACTTGTTTCCCAGCGGCTGGACGAACTGAAGGTCACACCGGCGGGACCTAGCAGTGACGCCGAGTTCATCCGCCGCGTGCATTTGGATCTGACCGGCGTCATTCCCACAGCGCAAGCGACTCGGGCATTCTTGGAGAACAGTGCGACCGATAAACGGCAAAAGCTGATTGACGATTTGCTCGCCAGCCCCGACTATGCACTGCACATGGCCCGGGTGTTTGATGTCATGCTCACCGAGCAACGGATTGCGGCGGGAGGCAACTTGTACGATGTGCCCGCAGCGACCTGGCGCGAGTATTTGGCCGAGTCGTTTGCCGCCAATAAACCCTGGGACCAGCTTGTTCGGGAGTTGCTGGCCAGTGACGGCACCGATGCGAAGCTTGCGGGTGCATTCAAGTTTTACATCGTCCGGGATGTTGCTTCCCATCAACTGACGCGCGATGTCGGACGTCTGTTTCTCGGAGTCGACCTGCAGTGCGCCCAGTGCCATGACGACCCGCACGTGGCGGATTATCGCCAGGCAGACTACTTCGGCATTTACGCGTTTCTGGAACGGTCCAAAATGCACCCGCTCTCGCCGCGCGGAGCACAACTGGCAGAAACCGCCGCGAGCAAAACGACGTTTGTCTCGGTCTTCACGACCAAGTCCGGAGAGACCAGTCCCCGCTTGCCCGGCGGCGAAATGATTGCCGACCCGCCGCTCGAAAAGGATAAAGAGTACCTCGTCAAACCGGAGCCAAAAGTTCGGGGCGTCCCCACTTATAGCCGGCGATTGAAACTGGCTGAGCAGCTTCCCCGCGCGGAAACGCTAGGGTTTACGCGAAACATCGCCAATCGTTTGTGGGCCATCTTGCTGGGAAGAGGATTGGTACACCCCCTCGATCTTCATCACGCTGCCAATCCACCTTCACATCCCGAATTGCTCGCCGTGCTGGAACGCTGGCTGGTTGAGAACCATTACGACATCAGGGGCTTTCTCCGCGAAGTCGCGCTTAGCGATACCTATCAGCGGTCCAGTTTGATGACGGTTGACTCAAAGGATTTGCCGGAACAGTCATTTGCCGTCGCGTCTTTGCGTGGGCTGAGCGCTGAACAATTGCGGTGGTCGGTGCTGCAGGCCACGGGTCGGATTGAATTGCATTACGCTCGGCTCGATGCTCAAACGAAGAAAACTTCGCCATTGCCAGAAGCCAGTCCCACACCGGCTTGGAAAGAGAAGATCACGCGGAACGAAGCCCTGGAACGTCAGTCTGTTAGCTTGGTGGCCGCGTTCACGGGGCTTCCCGGTCAACCGGAAGAGGGCTTTCAACCGGTGGTCGATCAGGCGCTGTATTTTCGCAACAGCACGAAGCTTTTACCGATTCTCCAAGAGGACTCTGGCACTCTGCTCGCGCGCCTCAACCAGATGTCCGACATCCAGTCGGTGGCCGATGGACTGTATCTGAGCGTGCTGTCACGCCTGCCAACGGAGGATGAAGTGGCCGAAGTTCGGCAACTGCTCCAGTCGATCAAAACTCCCAAGGAGCGGCGTGAACCGTTGCAAGCTCTGCTGTGGGGTTTGCTGTTGTCGTCTGAATTTCGTTTGAACCACTGA
- a CDS encoding SGNH/GDSL hydrolase family protein: MALRSISLPGNFGLRALHLAWACCALIAWQVESHAAEDFSLRDGDTVVFLGDSITAARTYTKIIENYTLLRFPQRRIRFYNAGIGGDTAAGSLARLERDVFSRRPTVLTVCFGLNDIGWGLKADDEHKALYVNSLRTIIDKCQERKIRVFICSGPITAEDPDKGEAGYLQKMCDEAFVMAKAKGAGTIDVQRPMREIQRRVLKVNQGIADESKHTRLHLADGVHLNDLGHLAMAYAFLQGFNAPGDISQAEIDIPTKKVTAAGCRISDVRQLDDGCEFTRLDDGLPFNNGLFFALNFAYVPLHRDFNAYRLKITGLADGRYEVTVNGRSTAKFTAKQLAAGVDIASTTTSAWQPGGPWDAQATVLRSLTEARHEVDTARLLSRLYLADQPIVAELDRKSQPAEEQLIELQRLAARPRPYHFVIRPAAEAP, from the coding sequence ATGGCTCTTCGTTCCATATCTCTCCCTGGTAATTTCGGCCTGCGTGCGCTTCATTTGGCATGGGCCTGTTGTGCACTTATCGCCTGGCAGGTTGAGTCGCACGCTGCGGAGGATTTCTCGTTGCGAGATGGTGACACCGTGGTCTTTCTGGGGGACAGCATTACGGCAGCGCGCACGTACACGAAGATCATCGAAAACTACACCCTCCTGCGCTTTCCACAGCGGCGCATACGCTTCTACAACGCCGGCATCGGCGGCGATACGGCAGCGGGGTCGCTCGCGCGATTGGAGCGCGATGTGTTCTCGCGCCGTCCCACCGTCCTCACGGTCTGCTTCGGATTGAATGACATCGGCTGGGGCTTGAAAGCCGATGATGAGCACAAGGCGCTCTATGTCAACTCACTGCGCACGATCATCGACAAGTGCCAGGAACGCAAGATTCGGGTCTTCATCTGCTCGGGTCCGATCACAGCCGAGGATCCTGACAAAGGCGAAGCGGGCTACCTGCAGAAAATGTGCGACGAAGCGTTCGTGATGGCCAAGGCGAAAGGAGCGGGAACCATCGATGTGCAGCGTCCCATGCGCGAGATCCAGCGCCGCGTGCTGAAAGTGAACCAAGGGATTGCCGACGAATCGAAGCACACCAGGTTGCATTTGGCGGATGGTGTTCACTTGAACGATCTTGGCCACCTCGCAATGGCTTACGCATTTTTGCAGGGCTTCAATGCACCAGGGGACATTTCGCAGGCCGAGATCGATATTCCGACAAAGAAAGTCACTGCAGCGGGCTGTCGGATCAGCGACGTTCGACAACTTGATGATGGCTGCGAGTTCACCCGGTTGGATGACGGATTGCCGTTCAACAACGGTTTGTTCTTTGCCCTGAATTTTGCCTACGTCCCGCTTCATCGCGATTTCAATGCCTATCGACTAAAGATCACGGGTCTGGCGGACGGAAGATATGAAGTCACCGTGAATGGCCGCAGCACGGCGAAATTCACCGCGAAGCAATTGGCGGCTGGAGTCGACATCGCCTCGACGACGACAAGTGCGTGGCAACCCGGAGGGCCCTGGGATGCACAAGCCACGGTCCTGCGTTCGCTCACCGAGGCTCGCCACGAGGTGGATACCGCCCGCTTGTTGTCTCGCCTTTACCTCGCGGATCAGCCAATCGTCGCTGAGTTAGATCGCAAGTCACAGCCTGCCGAAGAACAACTGATCGAATTGCAACGACTCGCAGCGCGGCCACGCCCTTATCACTTCGTCATCCGCCCGGCCGCTGAGGCTCCTTAG
- a CDS encoding DUF1549 domain-containing protein: MAATQFSNAAERPVSFVNDVMPVLTKSGCNVGVCHAKAGGGQNGFQLSLLGFESADDYEHIVKEGRGRRLQLAAPEQSLLLLKGTATIPHGGGVRLELGAENYAVLREWIRQGAPLDQDKAPSLTGFEVQPGRGSINRQGEQQLTAIARYSDGQTRDVTRLAIYESNDPAMAEVTERGLVKILDISGNVAVMVRYQGKVAVYQASVPLGAPVESFPAPGNFVDEHVFANLKTLGIPPSPLCDDATFLRRVTLDIGGRLPTESEAAAFLSSQDADKRDKVIDELLRSPDYADFFANKWTALLKNRRDDASDIVSNFAFHAWVRDSLLANKPYDQFVRELLGATGNVLGNPPVAWYKRVQDPKQQIEDVAQLFLGVRMQCAQCHHHPFERWSQDDYYSLTAFFSQVGRKPSGTRGEDLIFHKRGIAVANNMKTGLPLKPAALGDTIPEIAPDEDPRLRLADWMGSKDNPFFAKALVNRYWKHFFQRGLIEPEDDIRDTNPPTNPALLAALERHFIASGFDLKELVRVITRSSAYQLSEVPNEHNRADRQNYSRYYPRRLPAEVLLDAIDAVAGTQTDFANLPLGTRAVALPDNSYNRSSPFLRVFGRPEGASVCECERVQSSSLAQSLHLINAPDIKAKLSNANGRAERLAKDPKPVEAKVRELYLAAFSREPRPDELKTAVTYLTEPAVAADGSPVDPAKAARENFQDLIWALINTKEFLFNH; this comes from the coding sequence ATGGCAGCTACACAGTTCAGCAATGCCGCTGAGCGACCCGTCAGCTTTGTCAACGATGTCATGCCGGTTTTGACGAAGTCGGGTTGCAATGTCGGCGTCTGCCACGCCAAAGCCGGCGGAGGTCAAAACGGATTTCAACTCTCGCTGCTGGGATTTGAATCAGCTGATGACTATGAACACATCGTCAAGGAAGGGCGCGGACGACGGTTGCAACTCGCCGCGCCGGAGCAAAGCCTTCTCCTTCTCAAAGGGACTGCAACAATCCCACATGGCGGCGGTGTTCGCCTGGAACTGGGTGCTGAGAATTATGCCGTGCTCCGCGAGTGGATCCGCCAGGGAGCGCCGTTGGATCAGGACAAGGCGCCATCACTGACCGGGTTCGAAGTTCAGCCCGGACGAGGTTCAATTAATCGCCAGGGAGAGCAGCAGCTCACCGCGATCGCTCGCTACTCGGATGGTCAGACCCGCGATGTCACGAGGCTCGCCATCTATGAGTCCAATGATCCCGCCATGGCCGAGGTCACCGAGCGGGGCCTGGTGAAGATCCTCGATATTTCGGGCAACGTGGCCGTGATGGTTCGGTATCAGGGCAAAGTTGCCGTCTATCAAGCCTCCGTTCCGCTCGGCGCCCCGGTTGAGAGTTTCCCCGCACCAGGTAACTTTGTCGACGAACACGTTTTTGCGAACCTCAAGACGCTCGGCATTCCTCCTTCCCCCCTATGCGACGATGCCACGTTTCTCCGGCGCGTGACGTTGGACATTGGTGGGCGGTTACCGACGGAGAGCGAAGCGGCAGCATTCCTGTCGAGTCAAGATGCCGACAAACGTGACAAGGTGATTGACGAGTTGTTGCGCAGTCCCGATTACGCCGACTTTTTTGCCAACAAATGGACGGCGTTGTTGAAGAATCGCCGGGACGATGCCAGCGACATCGTTTCCAACTTTGCGTTTCATGCCTGGGTGCGCGACAGCCTGCTGGCCAACAAACCTTACGACCAATTTGTCCGCGAATTGCTGGGGGCAACGGGCAACGTGCTCGGTAATCCGCCTGTCGCCTGGTACAAGCGCGTTCAGGATCCGAAGCAACAAATCGAAGATGTCGCGCAGCTCTTCCTGGGCGTTCGCATGCAATGCGCCCAGTGCCATCACCATCCGTTCGAACGCTGGAGCCAGGACGACTACTACTCGCTTACAGCATTCTTCAGCCAGGTTGGCAGAAAGCCATCGGGAACGCGCGGCGAAGACTTGATTTTTCACAAACGTGGGATCGCCGTTGCTAACAACATGAAGACGGGCTTGCCGCTGAAACCGGCAGCCCTGGGAGACACGATTCCTGAGATTGCCCCGGATGAAGATCCCCGCCTACGACTCGCCGATTGGATGGGGTCCAAAGACAACCCGTTTTTCGCGAAGGCGCTGGTGAATCGCTACTGGAAGCACTTTTTCCAGCGCGGCCTGATCGAGCCCGAAGATGATATCCGCGATACGAATCCGCCGACCAACCCGGCGCTCCTCGCCGCGCTTGAAAGACACTTCATTGCAAGTGGCTTCGATCTGAAGGAACTCGTTCGCGTCATTACGCGGTCGAGTGCGTATCAATTGAGCGAAGTGCCGAACGAGCACAATCGCGCGGATCGGCAGAACTATTCCCGTTACTATCCGCGGCGGTTGCCAGCCGAGGTGCTGCTGGATGCCATCGATGCCGTCGCCGGGACGCAAACCGACTTCGCGAATTTGCCCCTGGGAACGCGAGCCGTCGCGCTGCCCGACAACAGTTACAACCGCTCGTCACCTTTCCTCCGAGTATTTGGACGACCGGAAGGGGCGAGTGTGTGTGAGTGCGAGCGAGTTCAATCGTCCAGCCTCGCGCAGAGCCTGCACCTGATCAATGCGCCGGACATCAAGGCCAAGCTGAGTAACGCGAATGGCCGAGCTGAACGATTAGCCAAAGATCCAAAGCCTGTGGAAGCAAAAGTTCGGGAACTTTATCTGGCGGCTTTCTCGCGCGAGCCGCGTCCTGACGAGTTGAAGACCGCCGTGACTTATCTCACTGAGCCTGCCGTCGCTGCTGACGGCTCTCCCGTCGATCCTGCCAAGGCCGCTCGCGAGAATTTCCAGGATCTGATTTGGGCGCTGATCAACACCAAAGAATTCCTCTTTAACCATTAG
- a CDS encoding serine protease, which translates to MNDRVRNKTGTTIVSLWTLVAVWLCLQSVSLAQSVGLPAPRLLTTMPMGGQVGSQVEVTISGEYLDDADHLTFSDPRITAVRKLDSAGQPVPGKYVVTIGADCPAGLYEARVMTRLGISSSRAFSVGALREVVQTKANTSLMTALELPLNSICNAAMTARAVDHYVFEGRKGQRVIVDCATRGIDSKLDAVVIIADAAGRDLLVERRGGALDFKVPSDGRYVIKVHEMTFKGGPAYYYRLGVWESPADAPLVRMPTTRPVNSFSWPPQGLPEVATTTEAEPNNERAKGQKISLPCDLAGSFFPAADVDVFEFEAKKGDVCWVEVGSERFGLPTDPAILVQHVSRTGDEEKLTDVAEFSDIASPVKVSSNGYAYDGPPYNAGSADILGKLEIKEDGLYRLQLSDLFGGTRSDPRNIYRLVIRKAAPDFALVSWALHMELRNGDRNAVSKPLALRGGATMALEVVAIRRDGFTGDIDLTMEGLPEGVTAHGLRIPAGQSRGLMLVTARDDAPRGIANATFTGRSTIDGVAVIRPCRVASMAFPIPDAWGEIPSPRLVADVPVAVSGLELAPLTISPASKEPLTVVAGEKLTIPLNHTRRGEFSGSTLNLRTMGAVFERAPAFNVPLTADSSQAILDTGALKAPPGDYLIAFYGGVVTKYRHNPDAVPALEEARRQAEQELQKIDAELKNLTDASKAALAEDKSEAEKSLESMTAKQKAAAAALATATERLKTATEAAKPRDIVDILVSEPIAIRVLPAEKK; encoded by the coding sequence ATGAACGACCGGGTTCGAAATAAGACGGGCACGACCATCGTCTCCTTATGGACGCTCGTCGCTGTCTGGCTCTGCCTGCAATCCGTTTCGCTGGCTCAATCGGTCGGTTTGCCCGCTCCCCGCCTGCTGACGACGATGCCGATGGGGGGCCAGGTCGGGTCTCAGGTCGAGGTCACCATCAGCGGCGAGTATCTCGACGACGCGGATCACCTGACTTTCTCCGATCCGCGCATCACAGCAGTCCGCAAACTGGATTCTGCGGGTCAACCCGTGCCAGGTAAGTACGTCGTCACGATCGGCGCCGATTGCCCGGCCGGACTCTACGAAGCCCGCGTGATGACTCGACTCGGGATTTCATCATCGCGGGCCTTCTCCGTGGGAGCGCTTCGAGAAGTCGTGCAGACAAAGGCCAATACGTCTCTGATGACCGCGCTGGAACTGCCGCTGAACTCGATTTGCAATGCGGCGATGACCGCTCGTGCGGTGGATCACTATGTGTTTGAGGGCCGCAAAGGTCAGCGCGTGATTGTCGATTGCGCGACACGGGGGATCGATTCCAAGTTGGACGCGGTAGTGATCATCGCCGATGCGGCTGGTCGCGACTTGCTCGTGGAACGTCGTGGCGGGGCGCTCGACTTTAAGGTTCCCAGTGACGGCCGGTATGTCATCAAGGTTCACGAGATGACTTTCAAAGGTGGGCCGGCCTATTACTATCGACTGGGCGTGTGGGAATCCCCCGCGGATGCCCCGCTCGTTCGCATGCCCACGACCAGGCCCGTCAACTCATTCTCCTGGCCGCCCCAAGGGCTGCCAGAAGTGGCAACAACCACGGAAGCCGAGCCCAATAACGAGCGAGCGAAAGGGCAAAAGATCTCGCTCCCTTGCGATCTGGCGGGCAGTTTCTTTCCTGCCGCCGATGTAGACGTCTTTGAATTTGAGGCGAAGAAGGGAGATGTCTGTTGGGTGGAAGTTGGTTCCGAGCGGTTTGGTTTGCCGACCGACCCGGCGATTCTCGTTCAGCATGTCAGCCGGACTGGCGATGAGGAGAAACTGACCGATGTTGCTGAGTTCAGCGATATCGCCAGTCCCGTCAAGGTTTCGAGCAACGGCTACGCCTACGACGGCCCTCCTTACAATGCCGGCTCTGCCGACATTCTCGGCAAACTCGAGATCAAGGAAGATGGCCTCTATCGTTTGCAATTGTCAGACCTGTTCGGCGGCACGCGCAGCGATCCCCGCAATATCTATCGCCTGGTGATTCGCAAGGCAGCTCCGGATTTTGCCCTCGTCTCGTGGGCGCTGCACATGGAACTGCGGAACGGCGATCGGAATGCCGTGTCAAAGCCACTGGCTCTGCGCGGCGGAGCGACGATGGCCTTGGAGGTGGTCGCCATTCGGCGTGACGGCTTCACTGGCGACATCGACCTGACCATGGAAGGTTTGCCGGAAGGAGTGACCGCGCACGGCTTGAGAATCCCCGCCGGGCAGTCGCGGGGCTTGATGCTCGTGACGGCGCGTGACGATGCTCCGCGCGGGATTGCGAACGCAACCTTTACAGGACGCTCGACGATCGACGGCGTCGCGGTAATTCGTCCTTGCCGAGTCGCGTCGATGGCATTTCCCATTCCCGATGCCTGGGGCGAGATTCCGAGCCCGCGACTGGTGGCTGATGTTCCTGTGGCCGTCAGCGGCTTGGAATTGGCTCCGCTTACCATCTCGCCTGCGAGCAAAGAGCCGTTGACCGTTGTAGCGGGCGAAAAGTTGACGATTCCGCTGAACCACACGCGCCGCGGCGAGTTTTCGGGATCGACTCTGAATTTGCGTACGATGGGGGCCGTGTTCGAACGCGCCCCGGCGTTTAATGTTCCGCTGACTGCAGACAGTTCGCAGGCTATTCTCGATACTGGCGCTTTGAAGGCGCCTCCGGGAGATTATTTGATCGCCTTTTACGGCGGTGTGGTGACGAAGTATCGGCACAATCCTGATGCGGTTCCTGCACTGGAGGAAGCACGCCGACAGGCTGAGCAAGAACTGCAGAAAATTGACGCCGAGTTAAAAAACTTAACCGATGCATCGAAGGCTGCACTGGCCGAAGACAAGAGTGAGGCCGAGAAGTCTCTCGAAAGCATGACCGCAAAGCAAAAGGCCGCAGCCGCTGCCTTGGCTACCGCGACCGAGCGACTCAAGACCGCAACCGAGGCTGCCAAGCCGCGCGACATTGTCGATATTCTGGTTTCCGAGCCTATTGCCATTCGGGTCCTGCCGGCGGAGAAAAAATGA
- a CDS encoding DUF1501 domain-containing protein produces MSDSDNANSNPVCPGPITTSGNRRAFLQAGLAGFATLSLPGILRLQAQNQLLAAERNLAREKTAVIMVWQPGGCSHLETYDPKPDAGSEYSGPFETISTKVPGLRFCELLPRQAAIADKFTVLRSMRQAAGGHPAGSMQLLSGDPDTRDKPKPKLPDWMSVTNYLRSQAGPRQNPLPAYVGINPPLEYNGPAYLGDAYSPFVVSGDPSKPTFTVPNIGLTDANEVRRLGRRSSLRQNLDTLERSFDQQRELAALDEFESQAMTLLTSPKAKEAFDLTREDEGTRDRYGRNSWGQQLLLARRLIEAGVDVVTTSLSGPLCGRVNNWDDHAVNHHVFDAMRFRSVAYDQAVSALIEDVYERGLDQRVLVVVTGEFGRTPKISYAASTGAGDASAPAGTQQPGRDHWPRAFSNIWAGGGIQTGRVIGATDKRGEDSVERICGPGDFLATIYHHLGIDAAKTLIRDFNGRPTPIVDHGKPIPELMG; encoded by the coding sequence ATGAGCGATTCAGACAATGCCAACTCGAATCCTGTCTGCCCCGGTCCGATCACGACCTCTGGCAATCGTCGCGCCTTCCTGCAGGCTGGCCTCGCCGGTTTCGCGACGCTGAGCCTGCCAGGCATCCTGCGGTTACAAGCACAGAACCAGTTGCTGGCAGCAGAGCGAAATTTGGCTCGCGAAAAGACCGCGGTGATCATGGTCTGGCAACCGGGCGGCTGTTCGCATCTTGAGACTTATGATCCCAAACCCGATGCCGGCAGTGAGTACAGTGGGCCATTCGAAACGATTTCCACCAAAGTGCCCGGGCTGCGTTTTTGCGAACTCCTGCCGCGGCAGGCGGCCATTGCCGACAAGTTCACGGTGCTCCGCTCGATGCGTCAGGCGGCAGGCGGTCATCCAGCTGGCTCGATGCAGCTGCTCTCAGGCGATCCGGACACCCGTGATAAACCGAAGCCGAAATTGCCCGACTGGATGTCGGTGACCAATTACCTTCGGTCGCAGGCCGGTCCGCGTCAGAATCCCTTGCCTGCCTACGTCGGCATCAATCCGCCGCTGGAATACAACGGCCCCGCGTATCTCGGTGATGCCTATTCACCGTTCGTCGTCAGCGGAGATCCTAGCAAGCCGACGTTCACGGTTCCCAACATCGGACTGACCGACGCCAATGAAGTCCGTCGCCTGGGTCGCCGTTCGTCGTTGCGGCAAAACCTCGATACGCTCGAACGCTCTTTCGATCAGCAGCGCGAGTTGGCTGCGCTCGATGAATTCGAGTCGCAGGCCATGACCTTGCTCACCAGCCCCAAGGCCAAGGAGGCTTTTGATCTCACTCGTGAAGACGAGGGCACGCGAGATCGGTATGGCCGGAATTCCTGGGGACAACAACTGCTGCTCGCGCGACGTTTGATCGAAGCGGGCGTGGATGTGGTGACCACCAGTCTCAGCGGACCGTTGTGCGGACGGGTGAACAACTGGGACGATCACGCGGTGAATCATCATGTATTCGACGCCATGCGTTTTCGCTCCGTGGCTTACGATCAGGCGGTTTCGGCGCTGATTGAAGATGTCTATGAGCGGGGCTTGGACCAACGCGTGCTCGTCGTGGTCACGGGCGAGTTCGGCCGCACGCCCAAAATCAGCTACGCCGCCAGCACCGGCGCGGGCGATGCCAGCGCTCCGGCCGGCACGCAACAACCGGGTCGCGACCATTGGCCGCGGGCATTCTCGAACATTTGGGCGGGCGGCGGCATTCAAACAGGCCGCGTAATTGGCGCCACGGATAAGCGCGGCGAAGATTCGGTCGAGCGAATCTGTGGTCCGGGCGACTTCCTGGCAACCATCTATCACCACCTGGGCATCGACGCAGCGAAGACGCTGATTCGGGATTTCAACGGACGCCCCACGCCGATTGTCGATCACGGGAAACCCATTCCGGAACTGATGGGATAG